One stretch of Arcobacter sp. F155 DNA includes these proteins:
- a CDS encoding DEAD/DEAH box helicase, translating to MAKKKKTSNSFVPDIEQYSLFTNLLNYYEQNKGKIKKKYRRISKVFLDYNEDNYLREPQFKALEIYVFLKEYYHNRKVFDIFKELYDHDIMKIAAKKDSESLFDGIFDNEKEVFDKYYKEVEKNLSELERNYPDYVFALTMGTGKTILMATTMFYEFILANKFPKDKLYAHNALVFAPDKTVLQSLREIVEFDKSKVIPTEYQNFINTEVKYHFLEDTETQLNTLDGSQFNIIITNQQKISLQEKHKETKAVDKLLNSDSLSALDDMNDLLDLENFELVDNKKLIKNQRFEKILRLDNLGIYVDEAHHTFGKGLDDSLKKLKATIDAISNKTTVIGCYNFTGTPYVKNKLIPEVVYAYSLSNAIERKFLKNPIVKGYDKVEEEDFVREVINDFWSKYSECRFEDMLPKLAFFAPNIETLQNELRPAVEKILIELGIDTNKIIVNVGDQKITSNDDLREFRNLDRPTSEKQFILLVNKGQEGWNCRSLFGVALFRKPKSTIFVLQSTMRCLRAVEPVQLNGHIYLSNENHQILEKELQSNFNMNLDNFGKQDEEDKKQFSLKVKEPIESLKIKRVKREYRMKEKDIKPDNSIDFEFNKIDFSKYLGTVVTNYGLKNLEDKSSREKVSKYQKKYSPIMLVAECSAYINKSSILIEKILSNSKEGIKRLVEQSSEYNHVVYDVIIPKLMDYFYDVYPHEESYEEEVPLVNIDKSNNGFFTCVTSREDKVVNEYMYPQYNHKSFHIDHYCFDSEPEKQFFINSLKDDENVRKVFFTGQLTHGQSDFYIGYIDPESHSVRKYYPDFLIQKNDESWVMVEIKGEDKLDDPVVQAKKNYAERMAEHSQFTYLFVPSKFAIDFNVKSILDETCFIKNKSLLEN from the coding sequence ATGGCTAAGAAGAAAAAAACTTCTAATAGTTTTGTACCTGATATTGAGCAGTATTCTTTATTTACAAATCTGCTTAATTATTACGAACAAAACAAAGGTAAAATAAAAAAGAAGTATAGAAGAATTAGTAAGGTTTTTTTAGATTATAATGAGGACAACTACTTAAGAGAACCTCAGTTTAAAGCATTAGAAATATATGTGTTTTTAAAAGAGTATTACCACAATAGAAAAGTGTTTGATATATTCAAAGAGCTATACGATCATGATATTATGAAAATAGCTGCTAAAAAAGATAGTGAATCACTTTTTGATGGAATATTTGATAATGAAAAAGAGGTTTTTGATAAATACTATAAAGAAGTAGAAAAAAATCTAAGTGAGTTAGAGAGAAACTATCCTGATTATGTATTTGCTCTTACTATGGGTACTGGTAAAACTATACTTATGGCTACTACAATGTTCTATGAGTTTATTCTAGCTAACAAATTCCCAAAAGATAAACTCTATGCTCACAATGCACTTGTATTTGCTCCAGATAAAACAGTCCTGCAATCACTTAGAGAGATAGTGGAGTTTGATAAGTCAAAAGTTATACCTACTGAATATCAAAACTTTATAAATACAGAAGTTAAGTATCATTTCTTAGAAGACACAGAAACTCAACTGAATACTCTTGATGGTAGCCAGTTTAATATTATTATTACCAACCAACAAAAAATTTCACTACAAGAGAAACATAAAGAGACAAAAGCTGTAGACAAACTCTTAAACAGTGATAGTTTATCAGCACTTGATGATATGAACGATCTGCTTGATCTAGAGAACTTTGAGCTAGTTGATAATAAAAAGCTTATCAAAAACCAAAGATTTGAAAAGATATTAAGACTTGATAATTTAGGTATCTATGTTGATGAAGCACACCACACATTTGGCAAAGGTCTTGATGATAGTTTGAAAAAACTTAAAGCTACTATTGATGCAATTTCAAATAAGACTACAGTGATTGGGTGCTATAACTTTACTGGAACTCCATATGTAAAAAATAAACTTATTCCTGAAGTAGTTTATGCTTATTCCCTATCTAATGCAATAGAAAGAAAGTTTTTGAAAAATCCTATTGTAAAAGGATATGATAAAGTTGAAGAAGAAGATTTTGTAAGAGAAGTAATAAATGATTTTTGGTCAAAGTATAGTGAGTGTAGATTTGAAGACATGCTTCCTAAGCTTGCTTTTTTTGCTCCTAATATTGAGACACTACAAAATGAGCTTAGACCAGCTGTTGAAAAGATATTAATAGAACTTGGTATTGATACTAATAAGATAATAGTAAATGTTGGTGATCAAAAGATAACTTCTAATGATGATTTAAGAGAGTTTAGAAACCTCGATAGACCTACAAGTGAAAAACAGTTCATCTTATTAGTTAATAAGGGGCAAGAGGGATGGAACTGTAGAAGTTTATTTGGAGTAGCACTGTTTAGAAAACCTAAATCAACTATATTTGTACTTCAATCTACTATGAGGTGTTTAAGAGCAGTAGAGCCTGTGCAGTTAAATGGTCATATATATTTATCAAATGAAAATCATCAGATACTTGAAAAAGAACTTCAATCTAATTTCAATATGAATCTTGATAACTTTGGGAAACAAGATGAAGAAGACAAAAAGCAGTTTAGTCTGAAAGTTAAAGAGCCTATAGAATCTCTTAAAATAAAAAGAGTAAAAAGAGAATATAGGATGAAAGAAAAAGATATTAAACCAGATAATAGTATAGATTTTGAGTTTAATAAAATAGATTTTTCAAAGTATTTAGGAACAGTTGTAACTAATTATGGTTTAAAAAATTTAGAGGATAAAAGTTCAAGAGAAAAAGTTTCTAAGTATCAAAAGAAATATTCTCCTATAATGCTTGTAGCTGAATGTTCTGCGTATATAAACAAAAGCTCAATCTTAATAGAAAAAATACTTTCTAATTCTAAAGAAGGGATAAAAAGACTAGTAGAACAATCATCTGAATATAATCATGTAGTTTATGATGTAATCATACCAAAATTAATGGATTATTTTTATGATGTTTATCCTCATGAAGAATCTTATGAAGAAGAGGTACCTCTTGTAAATATTGATAAATCAAATAATGGTTTTTTTACTTGTGTAACTTCAAGAGAAGATAAAGTTGTAAATGAATATATGTACCCACAATATAATCACAAATCATTTCATATTGACCACTATTGTTTTGATTCTGAGCCAGAAAAACAGTTTTTTATTAATTCTCTAAAAGATGATGAAAATGTGAGAAAAGTTTTTTTTACAGGACAACTAACACATGGCCAATCTGATTTTTATATTGGTTATATTGATCCAGAGTCACATAGCGTAAGAAAATACTATCCTGACTTTTTAATACAAAAGAATGATGAAAGCTGGGTTATGGTTGAAATAAAAGGTGAAGACAAACTAGATGATCCAGTAGTGCAAGCAAAAAAGAATTATGCA